In Choloepus didactylus isolate mChoDid1 chromosome 18, mChoDid1.pri, whole genome shotgun sequence, the genomic stretch GATAACCCAGCAGGACGGGGAAGTGCTGCACAGAGCGGGGGACAGGGCCTGGGGTCAGCCCACTCGGCCCCTCCCAGGCCCCAGGACTATTTCTCTCAatttcagtgtcctcatctgtacagTGAGATTTAAAAATGCCTCCTCCGTCCTCTCAGGAGACGTGCTCCAGGGGCAGGGGCGTCCTGACCCAGTGTGGGGTGCTCCCGGGGCCTGAGTGTCCCCAGCCGGGCAGCCGCTGTTTTGGTCTCCACGGCTACCTGGTTCTGCCTCTTTTCCATCAGAAGTCTGAGTATTTCCTGTGCAGTTTATTGTTGAGACAGAAGAGTAGCTCTCAGGCTTTGTAAGCAGCCAGCTCCTCCCCACTTATAGAAATATCGCCAATCAAAGGAGGGTAAAAGGATAGCAAAGTAAAGGATTCTAACCTTTGAATTTGCAATGGGAGAAAGCATATAGTAAAACAGAATATGCTCTGTTATTAGACAGCCAGATGTATTTATTATGAGGGTGCAGAGCATAAGCACTTTAACTTCATAAGGAAACCAACAAAATTTGTAATGCAGAATATTAACACTGACTCCAAAACCAGTCCTTTGGGTTACGGGAAGCTGCAGACACAAGAGAAGTAGCCTCAGAGTCCTAAAACCTAAATGCTAATGGCTGTGGACTCTCCCTGGGAGCCAAGTACCCTCTGGAGAGGGGAGCACCTGCCCTGAGGAGGGGCAGCCAGAGGAGCCTGTGCGCTTGCAAACCCCGGACCCTTCCCAGAGGCCCCACTCCGGCCCCGCGCGGCAGTGCCAGCGCTCGGCCCGGGCATGTCCCTCGTTGTCACCGGTTAGAGGCATCTTTCCCCGGAGGGTCACACGTCCTGCTCAAGCCTCAGCATTCTTGGAATTCTCCTTTTTTAATAACTGCTTTTAAAAGCAGTGATTGGAATGTAATTCACCCATTCACTTCAGCGTAcagttccttggcttttatgtagtcacagagctgtgcaaccaCTTAATAACTTTCTAAATTATAAATCTAAGGTTGCTGTAGACAATTGGTAAAATGCGGGAAAGTGTAACAGTTATGAATTTTATacctgtattttccatttttatttgtgttcacatttataattgttaaaacaTCAAAtgcatcatttattttaattaaataaaatgctgtaaatGGTTTGAGTTTGGGTCATAGTTGTTTTCAGCTTTCTCTTGTACACCGTGTGGCAGTATTGACCGTTGGAGATGATGTGCCCCTTGGTGGCCTCGCATTCACAGACAAGCACAGTTTTAAAGTTTGTGTGTTTGCCTTTGAGAATGAGATACCCACCTCGGGAAGAACGGGTATCCGGTAGCATTGTCTTTGAGACCCTGGTGGAGCCGGCTGCCTGTAGGCCGTGGGGCCGGGGAGTCGCGGTCAGGCCCTCCACCCATCCGAAGCTCCAGCTGGGGGCGCTGGACTTGCTCTGAGCAAGGCACGACTCACACTAACCAAAGTCATAGGAGATTGGTGTACAAACAAAGTGTGGGACAGAAATTTCCAGAAGTTCTCACTGACCTACTGACCAACTGAATTCTAATCTTCTCAGAAGGCAGGTCTTCAAGGACAACCCGGGACATCCAGCACCAGTTTGGTGAGCCTGGAACCAGGGCGGGGAGTTGGGTGGAGAATGCACATGGCTGACGACAGCCGGCTGCAGCAGGAAGAGCACGCCTGCTTTGGGGGCAGCAGGAAGAGCACGCCTGCTTTGGGGGCATGGTGGGCCCCCAGCTGTCCCTCTCTGCCCTGTTTTTCTAGTGTCCTTCCTTTGGTCGACATGTTTTTCTCTTTAGCTCCGTAAATACCACCAATTAGGCCATAGGCAAGTGCTTGAATTTCCTGTTGCTGCCcagagatattttcttttttggtgactAGTGTACGTTTCGAATCTCCTTcattagatatttattttatttaactctcagagtttgggGGTCTTGGAGCTACCCTGATGTACTACCTgaagtgttttgtgttttttccaatttccagtatctttatttttctttgaacctGGAATgcaattatttcttaaatttactCAGTATGGACATAActacacaaaattaaaattctgtgtGCAACACATGGCCTGTATGACAGCACTTGGCCTCATAAGGTGGCTCATAAATGTTACAAGTTACACTGCTTTTCTTCCTAACCAGGCATCGAAAGCGACAAACCACTCCCCCAAGCTTTCTACTAAGTACTTAAATCAACTCAAGTAATTATCCTTTAGTCATAGGTGAAAGAAAAACACCTCAATTCCTGCTCTAAAAAAATGTGGTTAACCCTGAACTATCAAATTCTTATCAAATTTCAGCAGTCGAAACCCCAAAAATACAGATTACAGATTAAGTCTCTTGCCTGAGCTAATCAGGGTTCACGTTTCAAAAGAAGACAGGTTTCTCATTGAGCTTGGTTTTAAATGGGTCTCAAAATCCTGTGACAGATTTTTGTTCAAgctgtttccatttaaaaagtactgattttaaaaagtaataatgtaaaactgccacacaaaaaaagaaaaacaaaatggtccACAAACCATTCCCTTCCTTTGGAGGGTTTTGTGATGAATGGCTGTCACTAACCAGTGTTTTACTATGAAACTGAAGTGGCTGGTTGAGACGAGCAGTTCTAGACGGCCTTCCACGCTGAGGAGGGTGGCAGCAGGTGCCATGGAGGATGCTTTTGCCTCCGAGCTCCCGGGCCAGCTCGGTGGCCTCGTCCACTGCCTTGACGCCACGCACAGCCACCATCTGTCTCTTCTCACGAGCAGCTGCACAGCCCAGAGGAGGACAGTCGGAGAAGCTCTTGGCGCACACAGGCTTGCCAGCAGCCATGTCAGCGGTGGTGGCACCACCAGATTGCAGGAGCTCGGGGCCACTGTCCAGCTTCCCAGACGCCCATCAGTCTTCAGCTCGGCCAGCCTGCGGGCAGCTGAGCTGGGTGGCAGTCCCTCAAGGCGCACGGCCAGCCCTGACGCAGCCTGGGTGGTGCAGGAAAACTTCCCGAGCAGTGATGCCAGCCGCTTCCGGCGGTGGGCCATTTCTGCTGTCACGTGGCTGTGACGAGCAGCTTTCACAGACACGTTCTTGAAAGCAGAGTCCACAGTGTCCCCTGGGAGAGCTTCACTCCGAGCTGCACGGGGCACCGTGACAGCCTTGACTTCAGTGGCCACGTTGACCCCTGCCCGTGGTCTAAGAGCGTCAGTCTCCCCTCGGCCCGCAGGGAGAAGCCGGCTTCAGATCCCCGCCACCGGCAGCCTGTGTTTGTTACGGAGTCTCCGGGTCCTGGGGCATCGATGATGACCACTTAACACCCTCTGGTCCCATGTGTCCCCAGGGAGACCTCGCGGGTCACGGCCCTCAGGTCAGCCCACAGGCGTCCACCTCAGCAGCCGTCTCCTCGGGTGTGTCAGTGGTTCTGTCGATTTTATAGATTGACGTTTGTAAGTCAGGAGGCCAGAAGCGGTGGACTTGCCTGAAACTACATGTCCCGTGACGACATGAgtcctttcctttcctgttttggCTCAAGATCTAGCAATGGTTTTCATGGCACTTGTGCTCTGGTGGCAAACCCATTGCAAAAATGCATCTAAAGCATCCTGAGAGAAGTCAGGGCCTCAGAATCCATTCGTGGTGAGAGCTGGCAgttcaacctgaagaacttcaATTGTGTTGTAAGAGGACCGCTCCCTTTTGTTGAAGttctgaaaaaatattaaaagctcaAAACTCATAAACCCTATataccttttaattttaaaatctccaGCCTTGACTGTGATAGACAAAACCGCACGAGGAGCTGGCGTTCCACGTCCAGCCGGAATCCTCATCCATCTCTGCTGATCTCTCTCCCGCTGCCCACTGGAAATCGTGGCACTGACTTCTACAGAGCTTTCTTCTTAATTAGTCTTTCCCAAGATACTTATTAGTGTAAGTTAGTTTGTGCCTTAAAAGTCAGGTTTCTGCTTAGGAAAATTTCTCCTCTTTAGTTTCTTCACCCTGTACACAgacatatttatatgtttatatacagCACATGCGAGCATGTATAGAATAATGTCATGGCGTTCACCGTTAGAGTAGGTGGGTGTGTGTTTGGGGCGTTACTTTTATAGTGTTTTAAAGTTCACTGCTTAGAAAACAAAACCCCTCGGCAATTTCCCCATCCAGGAGGCCTCTTCAGTGAAGGAAATCTGGGGACATCCTGTGCtccagggtaccttcactgggagaCGGGCAGAGCCGCCAGAGCCAATTTATTCTACACATGCAAAGGTGTTTGATGCACAATGTGAGGGGCTTACATAGGATCTGGAGGGGAAAGTGGGGTCCCTGCCGATCCAGGGCTGTCGTCTCTGATTTGCAAGGCCAGTGACTCCCGTTAACATGTGCCTGAGAAACCCCACGGGTTCAGAGGCGACGCGTGTGGCTGGCCAGTTTTTACAAATGCAGGGAAGTGGTAGACTTTTTACAATGTTAACTTTTTCTGCCATGATTTTTCCCTAAATCTTTGGTACCTACTTACCAGCAGATGaacaaatagcaaataaaataataagaggCTTCTGAGCAAGCAGTTAATGGGGACAGcttgtgtgtttaaaaaaatttttttagtagTGTGATTTTATGCTGCAGACATGATTTCCATACATTTACCCAAGTATGAATTGTTCTTATGAACACGGAATTATGTGTGTTCCCAGTGTTTCAAGGTATCCTACGAAAAGATCCACCCCTGGAAAACATGAAGCATGAAAGGGACACTCTGCTGAACCGGTTTGAGCACCAGGGGGTCAGTGTGTGGTTTGAGGAAGACGTAGCTGCAAGCATTTTGCTTCCGGAGCCTCTTTGGTTCTATCCCTTGGACCATCTACTTTGTATTCTAGAATATTCAGAATTTACTTGAAGTGAAAACCGTCCAAATTGTTTTCTGAGAGGCCAGAGATAACAAGTGAAGTTGGAGAAGTGTCCTCTGCTTTCCGCCAAGCCCCCAAAGCCCCAGAGACCCTCCACTCTGCAGGCACTTTGGGCGCGTTTGTTTCCCAGCCCGCGGGCGGGTCGGTGGGCTTCCAGGCTTGTCAGGGTTGTTGGTCAGCAGTGGATCGTTTCTGTCAAAGTGTCAGAAAGAAAGTAAAGCCACGTTGATTCTCCCGCTGTAAGACCTTAGACTCTTGTTAAACATCCTGTTTTGCTCTCTGGGCTTATCCCACAGGAGTACCCAACGCTTACAACCTTCTTTGAAGGAGAAATAATCAGCAAAAAACACCCTTTCTTAACTCGAAAATGGGATGCAGACGAAGACGTGGATCGGAAACACTGGGTGAGTAAATCTGTGATGTGCTTTGGGTCATCCGGGGATGGCTGGAGAAGTGAAGTGTAGGGAGCCGGGGGCCTCATCCCCCTCATCGGTTTCTACCCAGGGATTGCAGCCAGGTGGGAACCCAGTCCTCCACACACCCCAGTTGTTCCACCATCCTCAACAAAAAGGGTGTAGGTGGCGGCCGACACCCTCTAAATGGCAAGCTGTTCTCTCGTGATAGCAGTCCCCAGAGCTCAGTCCCCAGCGTTTCAGCCGTCATAGCCTTAATGCTGTCCCCCCATGCTGTCCGCCTGTTGCACCCTCTGTCCACCGTTTCTTTCCAGTCCCCTCTGCCTGAGGAAGATCCTGTGGAACACAGTAATGGCCTCTGACAGAGGTGCCGTCTGTGGGATCGCCCCTCCCATGGGCTCGTTAGGTGGGCAGAGCCTCCTGCTCCTTAGGGTCCTGGCTTCCGACGGGCACAGTCGTCCCAAGCTCAGGACCATCAGCTCAAGGACACCCTGAGAAACCCGGGCCCTTTCGTTTTGTCTGAGCTGTCAGGTGTGAGTGGTGGGCTCTCACTCACCCGTGGTGAACACTTCAGTGTCTTCCGTGGTGGTTGCCCCGTCCCGTGTCTTCAGGACCTACCACGAGAGCCTGTGGCATCGTGACTGTGGTGGTGGTGAATTTTTAACACCGAGGAAGTCCGCTGTGCTCACCTCTCTGTAAACCAACCAGCAATGGTTGTGACGATAATGAAGCTTCGGGAATCCCTCCCTCTTCCTGCTGCCACTCAGCCCTGGGCACCTGAGCGCTCTCCCGACTGTGGCTCAGCAGCGTCTGGAGAGAATTCCTACCACAGACCCTCGTCCGACTTAGCTTCGGTACAGATCAGCTGCTCTGCTTTATTAATGATTTTCAGTTAAGTTAGGAAAGGAATGTCATCTCTCAAATGCTCAGTTGAAGTTTAAAAgggcatttaaaaacatttcgAAAGCAATGTTTTGTCCGTTGTAGTAAACTGATGATAAAATTTAGACGTTAAGAGGATGAATAAGATCGGGGTAACTGAGAGCTGGGAGAGCTGCAGGGGCTGCTGATGCCCAGCACCCAAAGCAGGGCTGGTGGGTTCCCGTCCTCGGGCCCCCCTCCAGCGTGTCAGCCCCGAGCTGGCACCCTCCTCCCCTGGACGGCTCTCAGGTGGAGAGTTCCTCCTGGAGGTAACCCCAGCCTGTCTCCTGGTCAGCTTATTGTCCATTCGGATCAGTCCCCGGAGAGCACAGCCTGTGAGGTCCGGCGAGAATGCGGTTCAGGTTAGGCTGCTGAGAGTGAGACCTGGGGCGCAAGTCTTCTTTCCCAGTGATCTCCCGGAGAAAGCCTGAGGGTCCCCGGGGCTCTGTCCTGCACTAGGCCGCGGTGAACGGTTTTGGGTGAGAGGGGGACTGGAAGTCACCCTTGGCATGGTGTGCTGAGCACAGGGGACAATGCGTGGGGTCTGCAGAATGTTACAGAGGCTCTGCTTGGGATTTTGAAGATCTCGGAGACCCCGCCTGTGGTGTCACTCCCCTCTGGATTTGGAATCAGATGCATTGTATCACACCCTCAGGATGCCTTGGGTTAAAGATGTTGGTGTGACGTAGATAAAGTAGTATCTTATGTTACTACAAAGCTCAGGATTCCAAAAATTTACTTACAATGGAAGTATCTGTGACATGTTTTTGTGACTGTCTCCATATTTTATCTTGTATTTAAAATGTcttcttataaaattaatatatgctttaacttttttgagaatacagaaaagcaaaaggaaaaacatcgTCTATAGTAACAAAGCTAGAACAGCCATTACCATTTTCCTAAATCTTTGTATAGATATACTTTTTTTAGACAAAAATGAGATCATAAGATAGCTTGGTAGCCTACTTTTTTTACTTAACGATGTAttgtaaagattttaaaatcCTCTCCCACAATATCTTATTTAGTAGTTGCCTAGTGTGTATAGATACCATTTGGATGTTTACGTTGCCTTCAGTTTTTGTCATAAAACCTTTGTCATCAAAAAGACAAATGTAGAGCAGCTTTAAaggaaattttccaaaaaaaagaaatcactccTAACTCTACCACCCTAAacaactattttaattttttattattcccCTCTAGTCCTTGCACACATGTGTACTTAATTTTACAAACTTAATACATCTTCTATTTCTAGTCGTCTTTTTTACCTTAACAACATATTGCCcatttccagtttctgctgaaCTCATCTGGCCCCAAACCGCTGCGCCATGACAGAGCTCCAGCAGTTACCCACTGCCCCTCCTCTGGGCCTGGGCACCCGAGGTGGCTTTGCATTTCGTTTTTGGCTCCTGTTGGAGATCTTCTAAGCAGTCGTTGCTTTTATTTGTCTTTGGTGAGGTGTTCCTAGAATTGCATTTGTCTCTGGTGATGAGCAGCAGTCATTTCCACACTCTGGCTTCTCCTGGGGCTGTGTCTGCCAGCCAGGCCTGTCCAGGCCGGCCACCGAGGGCCCCGAGCGGAGTCACTGGAGGGCAGAGAGACGCTCCCTGTCCCACCACTCGGCCCACGTCCACCAGCGGTCACAGGCTCGCAAAGTCCTGAGACCCGCCCTGCCTCCGCGGATCTGTCACCGTCCTCTGCTTTTGCTTTCAGGGCAAGTTTCTGGCTTTTTATCAATATGCAAAATCATTTAATTCCGATGACTTTGATTACGAAGAGCTGAAGAGTGGGGACTATGTCTTCATGCGGTGGAAGGTAAGGTCACCCTGACTCAGTCCCACTGAGGGTCACACTGGGGCGGCCCCTGCGAGCTACCCTGGGCTCTGATTGTGGCAGGCGGCCTCCTGCCTGGGCTTCCTGCACTGGCCGCCTGCTGGCCCCCCTCGGGGCTGCTCCTTGGGGGTGGTTTTAGCCATCAGCAGGTGAATTCCCGCCTGGGAGGGTGTCACCCTGGGACGCTGccatttgctttctctctgtcctttctcccACCCAAGGATCCCCTTGAACCTCCAGGTTGAATTGTTCTGAGTGTTCTCTGGAGTGAGGGGAGAGCCAGATTCTCTGGGCTCTTAGTCACCCATTGTGCTGTGTTCTCAGTGCCAGGCTCGGATGCTGTTGCATGACTGTTCTCCGCCACGTCCTCTCCCCTGGGCCCAGGGTAGCCTCCGCTCTTCCCCTCCATCCAGGCAGGAAATGAGGGGCCAGGAATGGAATCTGGGTTTCCACTCGCTGGCCCGTGGCGCGCCCCGTGTGGCTGAGAAGCCGTCGTGCGTTCTGCTTTTTTGGCGTGGTGTTTTCCGTGTCACCGACAGCCATGGCGTGGCAGTTTGTTCAGTAACTGAGAACACGCACGCAGCTCCACCCCCAGGACAGGTGTGTAGGAAACAGGTTGTTTTCTCTCGGCACCTTGCAAGCTTTTACGAAGTTGGCTCGTGGAGAGTGGTGTTTCCAGTCTTTGCCTCATGCATCTAATAGTTTGGGTGGGCCTGTCATTCTTCTCAGAGACTCGCCAGGTCAGAGAGGGAAGCAGTGAGCCCTGCCCCTGCAGGCTGCCGCCCGTGGAGAATACACCACTTAAATAACCCAAAAAGAAACTGTCTTATGAAGTTCTCAAAgtaattttaatactttaattttaaGAATTACACTCTCAGAGGttgaggaaggggaaggggagggtgtcttgagattaaaaaaaaaagcagactggAGTCCTCATGTCTCCCTGGAGTTCCTGAGGGGCCTCCTCTGCGGACTTCTGGGGCCTCTGCCCTGGTCTCCCGGAGGGCACAGCAGGAGTCATTTCACCGCTGCCTGGGGCCGAGCTTCTCCAGGGGGCGCGCTGGGGGCTGCCCTTGCAGCAAGCGACAGACCGACAGCAGTGACCCATGTTTGAGATGGCCGGGAACTTAGTGATGGTCCCAGGAATGGAGCAGAAACCTGCTTTTCCCGGGCCGTTCTGTCCGTGGTCTCTGAAGTGTGGGCAGGCAGGCAGGCGTTCCTCAAGTAGACGCTCGCTCCACGGTGAGCCCAGGACACAGTTTGCCACTGAAGCGCCTGGCTGCTCCGGAGCACCTGAGCGCTGTCAGAAGCTAGACGGGGACCAGGGCCCACTGGCACCCGGCCGGAGGCTCCCGTGGCCCGGTGGGCAGCACTGTCGGTTAAAGGCCCTCTCCGTCTGTGCGCAGGAGCAGTTCCTGGTCCCGGACCACACGATCAAGGACATCAGCGGTGCTTCCTTTGCTGGCTTCTACTACATCTGCTTCCAGAAGTCGGCAGCCTCCATCGAGGGCTACTATTACCACAGGAGCTCGGAGTGGTAAGGACCCCAGGccggcaggggtggggtggggcgcaCTGCTCGCCGGTGCCCCCCAGCCTCCCCTGGCCCCCAGATCCACAGGAGCTCCCTCCTCCCGGCTGCACGGATTTCAGCCTGTCAGAATGACCCCGGTGCCTCATGGTGGGGGCTCGTCCCTGGCACAGAGCAGAGCGGACGAGCAGAAAGGGGAGCGCCGACGAGAGGACCATGCTGCTGAGTGCCGCAAAGCCATACTGTGTTCCTGGCGATGTCTTTTCAGTCTTGTTGCTTTTGTGTTTCTTCCTCCCCAGTTTAGCACTCACCTGGAGTGTAAGACCACCCCGTGGTGGCAGGTGGGGGCTGTGCTGCTGGCACTGGGTTCCTTTCTGTGGTCGTGTTCCCCACACCTTGGGCCCACATCTGCTGGCCGAGCTTAGGGCCGTGCGAGGTGAGTGTCCTGCCCTGGGATGTCCAGGTTCCTCGCGAGCGGCCGCAGATCCCATCTGCAAGGTTAGGCCTCCGGCGACTGTTCTGTTTCAAATGAATCTTTAAGCCTTTTTGTTGAGATCTACTTCACATACACAGAATTCACTCGTTTAAAGTGTGCAACTCAGTTATGGGAGTGTTGAgagagttgtgtaaccatcataagaattttagaacattttcatcaccctaaaaataAACCCTGAACTCTTTAGCCATCACCCCctagcccccagccccaggctatCACTGATCTACCTTCTGTAGATTTGCCTGTTCCGGACATTTCTTATAAATAGAATCGCACAGTAcgtgtccttttgtgtgtggcctCTTCCACGCAGCAAAATAGTCTCAAGTTTCGTTCGTATCATGTCTTGTctcagaagttcattcctttttattgttgaataatcctccactgtatggatggaccACATTTCGTTTGtccttcatctgttgatgaacttGGTGGTGGTTCCCACTTTTTGGGTATCGTGCACCATGCTGTGAACTGTGGTGCACAGGCAGCCagttgagtccctgctttcggtCCTTTTGGGCATAGACCCAGGATCGGAATTGCTGGGTCCGTTGATAACTGTGTTCCGTCGTTTGGGACGCTGCCTCTCTTCCCCAGAAGCTGTgccatcttacattcccaccggCAATGCCCGAGGGTTccggtttctccacatccttgccaacatttgctAAGTCTTTTTGGTTCTCACCATCCTGGTGGATGGGAAGTGGGGTCTCCCTGTGggtttgatgtgcatttccctggtggctgaTGCTTGGGTCTTCTCTAATCACAGGGCTTGGTGTTTGATCAGTTGTTTCACCTGTGAGCCCAGCGAGGGGAGAGCTGGCCCTGTCACTCGGAGCCACGGGGGTCCTCAGCCCACAGCCCCGCCTCTGTGGCTGACCCCCTGCCGCCTCCACGGAGCAGACACCTCAGCTCGCTCCCGCTTTCCCAAAGTTCAGTAGCCATGGGGAGATCTGGGGACGTGAGAACATGAAAACGAGTGGTAAACTAAGGTTCAGGGCTAACCGAGaagttattttttctgtttctttggataCCATGAGATTGGAATTTGCTGTGTTGTCCTAAAGTTCTTAGGACTTCACACCCGACGGTACGTGTCAGGAGCCCAAGTGCTCGATGACAGGGAGGCAGAGCAGGAGGCCCAGGGCTCTGTCTGCGTCTTCTCCCAGCGCTCACGCAGGGCCTCACTTTAGAAAACATAGAATTGCTTCCTGATGAGCGCCGAATGCCGAAAACCAGTTAATTTTATGCCCTGTTCAAGAggattaacaaaaaagaaaaaaaagtccactTCAAACTAGTTTCCGTGTGAGACGTACAAGATGAGTGCACGTCGGCCCAGGGAGTGACTCGCTGCAGGCGGCCCCTCCTGACGTCTGGTCCGGCTTTCAGGACGCGTCGCTGACAGCGCCCGTTTCTGTCTTCCTCCCGTTGCAGGTATCAGTCCCTCAACCTCACCCATGTTCCTGAGCACAGCGCACCCATCTACGAGTTCCGGTGACAGCGGCTCAGAACGGCAACCAAATAAAACTGAACTTGGCAAAAAAAAGAACTTTGCCAAGAAAATTGTGTACCTGCCAGAACCAGGAGAAAGTGTGTTCCTGATTTTCCACGAGCAGACCCGCCTCAGAACGCATGAATGTGAGCGCACAGAGTCCACGCCACGGGCCCGCCGGGGAGCAGGGGCGCTCGGTCCTCCCTCCCCGGGGCAGTTGGGTCTGAACCTGTTTTTAAGCTACCTTGAATGCACTTTTCCATCCTGCACAGCTAACTTCTGCGCCACCGACATGCCCACCCCTTCCTCCGTCCCAGGCTCCAGCTGCATGGAATGTCAGCTCCCAGCTCCCGGCCTGGGTGCTCCGTGGGTCCCACCCCAGGGTCGGGGCTGCCCGGCCCctggccaccccctccccagtcgCTATGTCTGGTAGCTCAAGAGAAGGCAGAGCCCAAGCACAGCCGGGGCCCCCGCCCCACCCTAAGAGCCCCGTGCAGAACTCAGAGCATCTGCTTCTGGAACATGGGGCTGAGGCTGAACCAGCTCTCCTGGGCCTGGGCAGCCACAGTCCGACCAGCCGGTGGGGTCAGCGGCGCTGCCGGGCCCACCACGGTAGCAGCACCAGGCCTGGGTGTGGCCATCGGGCCCCCTGGGCCTGCCAAGGGGGTCACTGAATTTGAGCTTCCGGATCCCTGGCAGGAACGGAGTCCAGGCCCACTTCCTCCATACGCTTGCTCCAAACTTTTGAACTTGAGGGCAATACTaaacttaataaa encodes the following:
- the GID4 gene encoding LOW QUALITY PROTEIN: glucose-induced degradation protein 4 homolog (The sequence of the model RefSeq protein was modified relative to this genomic sequence to represent the inferred CDS: inserted 1 base in 1 codon; deleted 1 base in 1 codon); protein product: MPVLTECPPPAGAAASSAASLIPPPPIXTQQPGVATSLLYSGSKFRGHQKSKGNSYDVEVVLQHVDMENSYLCGYLKIKGLTEEYPTLTTFFEGEIISKKHPFLTRKWDADEDVDRKHWGKFLAFYQYAKSFNSDDFDYEELKSGDYVFMRWKEQFLVPDHTIKDISGASFAGFYYICFQKSAASIEGYYYHRSSEWYQSLNLTHVPEHSAPIYEFR